A window of Natranaerovirga pectinivora contains these coding sequences:
- a CDS encoding nitrogenase component 1 gives MNTKLQLSKISTLNDINKTEDISALSHAIFPGTHCPLFGVAMIASFIEDLVVLVAGTQECTYYVKNFAHHRQKGKDNFYSVVTNKHDITFGCEKKLREVIKEIDTKIKPNAIMVVTTCVLELIGEDVEGLGRELENEVNAKILVVPTEHFKCNSHIPGMERSLEKLITLMEKCEIDKKAINILGHRQSGVEDTELMKVLLEEGITINSVIPSKCTIEELKTVPKAGLNIVTDFIALSLARKMEETFGTPYVFFGKHLSVERIREKYSKIEEILGISILDQLVEKENELNGLIETVKEELEGKTFIYGNTPMMAFEVSSFLCDLGLEPALIQVRELYENDDIFIDEIKAHHYNPYISKIANIAPMGKVYDTLKPNFYIGHENPMNLMKRDIVQVTLDDSTKQIGYEVPIYTLNKILVSYRQQEELKRKMTAMMSGRGGAAHGAV, from the coding sequence ATGAACACAAAATTGCAGTTGTCTAAAATCTCAACATTAAATGATATTAATAAAACAGAAGATATAAGCGCATTGTCCCATGCTATTTTTCCAGGGACACACTGTCCATTATTCGGGGTGGCAATGATTGCTTCTTTTATAGAGGATTTAGTCGTTTTAGTAGCAGGTACACAAGAATGTACTTATTATGTTAAGAATTTTGCCCATCATAGACAAAAAGGAAAAGATAATTTTTACTCAGTAGTGACCAATAAACACGATATTACATTTGGTTGTGAGAAAAAACTAAGAGAAGTGATAAAAGAAATAGATACAAAGATCAAACCCAATGCCATAATGGTTGTAACAACCTGTGTTTTAGAATTAATTGGTGAAGATGTTGAAGGTTTAGGAAGAGAACTAGAGAATGAAGTGAATGCAAAAATTCTAGTAGTGCCAACAGAACATTTTAAATGTAATAGCCATATTCCAGGTATGGAAAGAAGTTTAGAGAAGTTGATTACATTAATGGAAAAATGTGAGATAGATAAAAAAGCCATTAATATATTAGGACATAGACAATCAGGGGTAGAAGATACAGAATTAATGAAAGTTTTACTAGAAGAAGGCATAACCATTAATTCAGTTATTCCTTCAAAGTGTACAATTGAGGAATTAAAAACAGTACCAAAAGCAGGTTTAAATATTGTGACTGATTTTATTGCCTTATCATTGGCTAGAAAGATGGAAGAGACATTTGGTACACCATATGTTTTCTTTGGTAAGCACTTATCTGTTGAGAGAATTAGAGAGAAGTACTCTAAGATTGAAGAAATTTTAGGTATATCCATTTTAGATCAATTGGTAGAGAAGGAAAATGAATTAAATGGATTAATTGAAACAGTAAAAGAGGAACTAGAAGGCAAAACATTTATTTATGGAAATACACCAATGATGGCTTTTGAGGTATCTAGTTTTCTATGTGATTTAGGGTTAGAGCCAGCATTAATTCAAGTAAGAGAATTATATGAAAATGATGACATCTTTATAGATGAAATAAAGGCACATCATTACAATCCATACATAAGTAAAATAGCCAATATTGCGCCTATGGGAAAAGTCTATGATACATTAAAGCCTAATTTTTATATAGGTCATGAAAACCCTATGAATTTAATGAAAAGAGATATTGTTCAAGTAACATTAGATGACTCTACAAAACAAATAGGATATGAAGTACCAAT